DNA sequence from the Myxococcaceae bacterium JPH2 genome:
AGTCACAACTTTTTATCGCTTCCTTCGACAAATCCTTTTTTGGAAGGTATTGGTAGGGGCGGCAGTAATTGATGCCTCCCCCCTCCCTCTAGACGAGGAAAAGTCGAATATGTCGGTTGACAAGGCGTTCCGAGAGATGATTCGTAACGAGATCGAGGTCCAACTCAAGCCGCTGCGCGATGTGGTTTCGCGTCTGGAGGCTGGGACCTCGGACCTGGACGCGCTGCGCAGCGTGGCCGAGCGGCTGGCGCCCCTGGCGCAGGTCGTGGGCCCCCTGTTCGGTGGCAACGCGGCGGCGGCGGCGGTCAAGCCGGTGAAGCGTGGCCCGGGTCGTCCGGCTCGCACGGCGGCTCCGGCCCCGGTCGCGGTGTCGGGCAAGCGTCGCGGCCGCAAGCCGGCCACGGCGGACGGCGCGCGCTCGTGCGCCATCATGGGCTGCGGCAAGCCCAGCCGGACCAAGGGCTACTGCGCGGCCCACTACCAGAAGCTCCGGATGCTGGAGAAGACCAACCGCCGCCCGTCCGCTTGGGTGGACTACGCGCCGGCGGACAGCGTGGAAGACATCAAGCTGCCGCGGGGTCGGGCCGCCTCCAAGGCGCTGGCCGCGGCCGCTCAGGGTAACGGCTAGTCTTCGGACTGCCCCGGCCCGGGCAGACCTGGCGGTGGACCGCGGCTCCCTTCCGGGAGTCCGCGGCAGGTACACCCGCGCGGAGGCGCTTGCGCCGCGAGGGGGTGGCGGGCATGAATGCCCGGGCCATGAACAAACGCGAATTGGAACCAGGCATCATCACCGACCTGGCCGGCCGGACGACATACGGCGACTATCTTCAGCTCGACCGGCTGTTGTCCGCGCAGGTGCCGCGCTCGCAGCCGCCGCATCACGACGAGTTGCTGTTCATCGTTCAGCATCAGACAAGCGAGCTGTGGATGAAGCTGCTCATCCACGAGCTGAGCGCCTGCATTCGCTATATCCAGGCGGACCGTCTGGAGCCGTCGTTCAAGATTTTCGCGCGCGTGGCGCACATCCAGCGGATGCTTTTCGAGCAGTGGAGCGTGCTGGAAACGCTCACGCCCAATGAGTACCTGGAGTTCCGCGACACGCTGGGCAGCGCCTCGGGCTTCCAGAGCTTCCAGTACCGCGCGCTGGAGTTCCTCCTGGGCAACAAGGACCCGCATGCGCTGGGGCCCTTCCGTCACGTGCAGAGCGTGCATGGCGAGCTGGAGCGGCTGCTCGTGTCACCCAGCATCTATGACGAGTTCTTGCGACACCTGGCGCGCACGGGCCATGCGGT
Encoded proteins:
- a CDS encoding tryptophan 2,3-dioxygenase, which encodes MNKRELEPGIITDLAGRTTYGDYLQLDRLLSAQVPRSQPPHHDELLFIVQHQTSELWMKLLIHELSACIRYIQADRLEPSFKIFARVAHIQRMLFEQWSVLETLTPNEYLEFRDTLGSASGFQSFQYRALEFLLGNKDPHALGPFRHVQSVHGELERLLVSPSIYDEFLRHLARTGHAVPADRVERDWRQPYEKSSQVTEVFRRIYEDIEQHWDAYEMCEKLVDTEERFQLWRYRHMMTVMRIIGFKQGTGGSSGVGFLRKALDLRFFPELWDVRTELAPPSARPPRGHEGT
- a CDS encoding cell wall protein encodes the protein MSVDKAFREMIRNEIEVQLKPLRDVVSRLEAGTSDLDALRSVAERLAPLAQVVGPLFGGNAAAAAVKPVKRGPGRPARTAAPAPVAVSGKRRGRKPATADGARSCAIMGCGKPSRTKGYCAAHYQKLRMLEKTNRRPSAWVDYAPADSVEDIKLPRGRAASKALAAAAQGNG